A part of Sus scrofa isolate TJ Tabasco breed Duroc chromosome 15, Sscrofa11.1, whole genome shotgun sequence genomic DNA contains:
- the RBM45 gene encoding RNA-binding protein 45 isoform X1, whose amino-acid sequence MDEAGSCASGGGFRPGVDSLDEPPNSRIFLVISKYTPESVLRERFSPFGEIQDIWVVRDKHTKESKGIAFVKFARSSQACRAMEEMHGQCLSPNDTKPIKVFIAQSRSSGSHRDVEDEELTRIFVMIPKSYTEEDLREKFKVYGDIEYCSIIKNKVTGESKGLGYVRYLKPSQAAQAIENCDRSFRAILAEPKNKVSESSEQDYYSNMRQETVGHEPRINMFSFAGEQQSEFSSFDKNDNRGQEAISKRLSVVSRVPFTEEQLFSIFDIVPGLEYCEVQRDPYSNYGHGVVQYFNVASAIYAKYKLHGFQYPPGNRIGVSFIDDGSNATDLLRKMATQMVAAQLASMVWNNPSQQQLLQFGGSSGSQLPQIQTDIVLPSCKKKAPPETPVKERLFIVFNPHPLPLDVLEDIFCRFGNLIEVYLVSGKNVGYAKYADRISANDAITTLHGKILNGVRLKVMLADSPREESNKRQRTY is encoded by the exons ATGGACGAAGCGGGCAGCTGTGCGAGCGGCGGGGGCTTCCGCCCGGGCGTGGACAGCCTGGACGAGCCGCCCAACAGCCGCATCTTCCTGGTGATCAGCAAGTACACGCCGGAGTCTGTGCTGAGGGAGCGCTTCTCGCCCTTCGGGGAGATCCAGGACATCTGGGTGGTGCGGGACAAACACACCAAGGAGTCCAAGGGCATCGCCTTCGTCAAGTTTGCCCGCAGCTCGCAGGCGTGCAGGGCCATGGAGGAGATGCACGGCCAGTGCCTCAGCCCCAACGACACCAAGCCCATCAAG GTTTTCATTGCTCAGTCCAGATCATCTGGAAGTCACCGAGATGTTGAAGATGAAGAACTTACAAGAATATTTGTTATGATACCAAAGTCCTACACAGAAGAAGATCTACGGGAAAAATTTAAG GTGTATGGAGATATCGAGTACTGCAGCATTATTAAGAATAAAGTAACTGGAGAAAGTAAAGGCTTGGGCTACGTTCGATACTTAAAACCATCACAAGCTGCCCAAGCAATAGAAAACTGTGATCGAA gttttagGGCAATCTTGGCTGAACCTAAAAATAAAGTATCTGAATCCTCAGAACAAGATTATTATAGTAATATGAGGCAGGAGACTGTGGGACATGAACCTAgaataaatatgttttcatttg CTGGAGAACAACAATCTGAATTTTCAAGTTTTGACAAGAATGACAACAGAGGCCAGGAAGCCATCTCCAAACGCCTATCAGTTGTATCAAGAGTTCCTTTTACTGAAGAGCAGCTTTTCAGCATTTTTGACATAGTACCAGGATTGGAATACTGTGAAGTTCAACGAGATCCTTACTCTAATTATG GTCATGGAGTGGTTCAGTATTTTAATGTGGCATCCGCTATTTATGCAAAATACAAGTTACATGGATTTCAGTACCCTCCTGGGAATAGGATAGGTGTCTCCTTCATTGATGATGGAAGTAATGCAACAGA TCTCCTTAGAAAAATGGCAACGCAGATGGTAGCTGCACAGCTTGCATCAATGGTGTGGAATAACCCAAGTCAGCAGCAACTTCTG CAATTTGGAGGAAGTTCTGGATCACAGCTGCCTCAAATTCAGACAGATATTGTACTTCcatcatgcaaaaaaaaagcCCCTCCTGAAACTCCTGTGAAAGAAAGGCTTTTTATCGTGTTTAATCCTCATCCTTTACCTTTAGATGTACTAGAGGATATATTCTG TCGTTTTGGTAACCTGATTGAAGTTTACCTTGTGTCAGGAAAAAATGTGGGCTATGCCAAGTATGCAGATAGAATAAGTGCTAATGATGCCATTACTACTCTACATGGAAAGATCCTGAATGGAGTCAGACTTAAAGTTATGCTGGCAGATTCCCCAAGAGAAGAATCTAACAAACGACAAAGAACTTACTGA
- the RBM45 gene encoding RNA-binding protein 45 isoform X4, which translates to MDEAGSCASGGGFRPGVDSLDEPPNSRIFLVISKYTPESVLRERFSPFGEIQDIWVVRDKHTKESKGIAFVKFARSSQACRAMEEMHGQCLSPNDTKPIKVFIAQSRSSGSHRDVEDEELTRIFVMIPKSYTEEDLREKFKVYGDIEYCSIIKNKVTGESKGLGYVRYLKPSQAAQAIENCDRSFRAILAEPKNKVSESSEQDYYSNMRQETVGHEPRINMFSFAGEQQSEFSSFDKNDNRGQEAISKRLSVVSRVPFTEEQLFSIFDIVPGLEYCEVQRDPYSNYGHGVVQYFNVASAIYAKYKLHGFQYPPGNRIGVSFIDDGSNATDLLRKMATQMVAAQLASMVWNNPSQQQLLQFGGSSGSQLPQIQTDIVLPSCKKKAPPETPVKERLFIVFNPHPLPLDVLEDIF; encoded by the exons ATGGACGAAGCGGGCAGCTGTGCGAGCGGCGGGGGCTTCCGCCCGGGCGTGGACAGCCTGGACGAGCCGCCCAACAGCCGCATCTTCCTGGTGATCAGCAAGTACACGCCGGAGTCTGTGCTGAGGGAGCGCTTCTCGCCCTTCGGGGAGATCCAGGACATCTGGGTGGTGCGGGACAAACACACCAAGGAGTCCAAGGGCATCGCCTTCGTCAAGTTTGCCCGCAGCTCGCAGGCGTGCAGGGCCATGGAGGAGATGCACGGCCAGTGCCTCAGCCCCAACGACACCAAGCCCATCAAG GTTTTCATTGCTCAGTCCAGATCATCTGGAAGTCACCGAGATGTTGAAGATGAAGAACTTACAAGAATATTTGTTATGATACCAAAGTCCTACACAGAAGAAGATCTACGGGAAAAATTTAAG GTGTATGGAGATATCGAGTACTGCAGCATTATTAAGAATAAAGTAACTGGAGAAAGTAAAGGCTTGGGCTACGTTCGATACTTAAAACCATCACAAGCTGCCCAAGCAATAGAAAACTGTGATCGAA gttttagGGCAATCTTGGCTGAACCTAAAAATAAAGTATCTGAATCCTCAGAACAAGATTATTATAGTAATATGAGGCAGGAGACTGTGGGACATGAACCTAgaataaatatgttttcatttg CTGGAGAACAACAATCTGAATTTTCAAGTTTTGACAAGAATGACAACAGAGGCCAGGAAGCCATCTCCAAACGCCTATCAGTTGTATCAAGAGTTCCTTTTACTGAAGAGCAGCTTTTCAGCATTTTTGACATAGTACCAGGATTGGAATACTGTGAAGTTCAACGAGATCCTTACTCTAATTATG GTCATGGAGTGGTTCAGTATTTTAATGTGGCATCCGCTATTTATGCAAAATACAAGTTACATGGATTTCAGTACCCTCCTGGGAATAGGATAGGTGTCTCCTTCATTGATGATGGAAGTAATGCAACAGA TCTCCTTAGAAAAATGGCAACGCAGATGGTAGCTGCACAGCTTGCATCAATGGTGTGGAATAACCCAAGTCAGCAGCAACTTCTG CAATTTGGAGGAAGTTCTGGATCACAGCTGCCTCAAATTCAGACAGATATTGTACTTCcatcatgcaaaaaaaaagcCCCTCCTGAAACTCCTGTGAAAGAAAGGCTTTTTATCGTGTTTAATCCTCATCCTTTACCTTTAGATGTACTAGAGGATATATTCTG A
- the RBM45 gene encoding RNA-binding protein 45 isoform X2 encodes MDEAGSCASGGGFRPGVDSLDEPPNSRIFLVISKYTPESVLRERFSPFGEIQDIWVVRDKHTKESKGIAFVKFARSSQACRAMEEMHGQCLSPNDTKPIKVFIAQSRSSGSHRDVEDEELTRIFVMIPKSYTEEDLREKFKVYGDIEYCSIIKNKVTGESKGLGYVRYLKPSQAAQAIENCDRSFRAILAEPKNKVSESSEQDYYSNMRQETVGHEPRINMFSFEQQSEFSSFDKNDNRGQEAISKRLSVVSRVPFTEEQLFSIFDIVPGLEYCEVQRDPYSNYGHGVVQYFNVASAIYAKYKLHGFQYPPGNRIGVSFIDDGSNATDLLRKMATQMVAAQLASMVWNNPSQQQLLQFGGSSGSQLPQIQTDIVLPSCKKKAPPETPVKERLFIVFNPHPLPLDVLEDIFCRFGNLIEVYLVSGKNVGYAKYADRISANDAITTLHGKILNGVRLKVMLADSPREESNKRQRTY; translated from the exons ATGGACGAAGCGGGCAGCTGTGCGAGCGGCGGGGGCTTCCGCCCGGGCGTGGACAGCCTGGACGAGCCGCCCAACAGCCGCATCTTCCTGGTGATCAGCAAGTACACGCCGGAGTCTGTGCTGAGGGAGCGCTTCTCGCCCTTCGGGGAGATCCAGGACATCTGGGTGGTGCGGGACAAACACACCAAGGAGTCCAAGGGCATCGCCTTCGTCAAGTTTGCCCGCAGCTCGCAGGCGTGCAGGGCCATGGAGGAGATGCACGGCCAGTGCCTCAGCCCCAACGACACCAAGCCCATCAAG GTTTTCATTGCTCAGTCCAGATCATCTGGAAGTCACCGAGATGTTGAAGATGAAGAACTTACAAGAATATTTGTTATGATACCAAAGTCCTACACAGAAGAAGATCTACGGGAAAAATTTAAG GTGTATGGAGATATCGAGTACTGCAGCATTATTAAGAATAAAGTAACTGGAGAAAGTAAAGGCTTGGGCTACGTTCGATACTTAAAACCATCACAAGCTGCCCAAGCAATAGAAAACTGTGATCGAA gttttagGGCAATCTTGGCTGAACCTAAAAATAAAGTATCTGAATCCTCAGAACAAGATTATTATAGTAATATGAGGCAGGAGACTGTGGGACATGAACCTAgaataaatatgttttcatttg AACAACAATCTGAATTTTCAAGTTTTGACAAGAATGACAACAGAGGCCAGGAAGCCATCTCCAAACGCCTATCAGTTGTATCAAGAGTTCCTTTTACTGAAGAGCAGCTTTTCAGCATTTTTGACATAGTACCAGGATTGGAATACTGTGAAGTTCAACGAGATCCTTACTCTAATTATG GTCATGGAGTGGTTCAGTATTTTAATGTGGCATCCGCTATTTATGCAAAATACAAGTTACATGGATTTCAGTACCCTCCTGGGAATAGGATAGGTGTCTCCTTCATTGATGATGGAAGTAATGCAACAGA TCTCCTTAGAAAAATGGCAACGCAGATGGTAGCTGCACAGCTTGCATCAATGGTGTGGAATAACCCAAGTCAGCAGCAACTTCTG CAATTTGGAGGAAGTTCTGGATCACAGCTGCCTCAAATTCAGACAGATATTGTACTTCcatcatgcaaaaaaaaagcCCCTCCTGAAACTCCTGTGAAAGAAAGGCTTTTTATCGTGTTTAATCCTCATCCTTTACCTTTAGATGTACTAGAGGATATATTCTG TCGTTTTGGTAACCTGATTGAAGTTTACCTTGTGTCAGGAAAAAATGTGGGCTATGCCAAGTATGCAGATAGAATAAGTGCTAATGATGCCATTACTACTCTACATGGAAAGATCCTGAATGGAGTCAGACTTAAAGTTATGCTGGCAGATTCCCCAAGAGAAGAATCTAACAAACGACAAAGAACTTACTGA
- the RBM45 gene encoding RNA-binding protein 45 isoform X3: protein MDEAGSCASGGGFRPGVDSLDEPPNSRIFLVISKYTPESVLRERFSPFGEIQDIWVVRDKHTKESKGIAFVKFARSSQACRAMEEMHGQCLSPNDTKPIKVFIAQSRSSGSHRDVEDEELTRIFVMIPKSYTEEDLREKFKVYGDIEYCSIIKNKVTGESKGLGYVRYLKPSQAAQAIENCDRSFRAILAEPKNKVSESSEQDYYSNMRQETVGHEPRINMFSFGHGVVQYFNVASAIYAKYKLHGFQYPPGNRIGVSFIDDGSNATDLLRKMATQMVAAQLASMVWNNPSQQQLLQFGGSSGSQLPQIQTDIVLPSCKKKAPPETPVKERLFIVFNPHPLPLDVLEDIFCRFGNLIEVYLVSGKNVGYAKYADRISANDAITTLHGKILNGVRLKVMLADSPREESNKRQRTY from the exons ATGGACGAAGCGGGCAGCTGTGCGAGCGGCGGGGGCTTCCGCCCGGGCGTGGACAGCCTGGACGAGCCGCCCAACAGCCGCATCTTCCTGGTGATCAGCAAGTACACGCCGGAGTCTGTGCTGAGGGAGCGCTTCTCGCCCTTCGGGGAGATCCAGGACATCTGGGTGGTGCGGGACAAACACACCAAGGAGTCCAAGGGCATCGCCTTCGTCAAGTTTGCCCGCAGCTCGCAGGCGTGCAGGGCCATGGAGGAGATGCACGGCCAGTGCCTCAGCCCCAACGACACCAAGCCCATCAAG GTTTTCATTGCTCAGTCCAGATCATCTGGAAGTCACCGAGATGTTGAAGATGAAGAACTTACAAGAATATTTGTTATGATACCAAAGTCCTACACAGAAGAAGATCTACGGGAAAAATTTAAG GTGTATGGAGATATCGAGTACTGCAGCATTATTAAGAATAAAGTAACTGGAGAAAGTAAAGGCTTGGGCTACGTTCGATACTTAAAACCATCACAAGCTGCCCAAGCAATAGAAAACTGTGATCGAA gttttagGGCAATCTTGGCTGAACCTAAAAATAAAGTATCTGAATCCTCAGAACAAGATTATTATAGTAATATGAGGCAGGAGACTGTGGGACATGAACCTAgaataaatatgttttcatttg GTCATGGAGTGGTTCAGTATTTTAATGTGGCATCCGCTATTTATGCAAAATACAAGTTACATGGATTTCAGTACCCTCCTGGGAATAGGATAGGTGTCTCCTTCATTGATGATGGAAGTAATGCAACAGA TCTCCTTAGAAAAATGGCAACGCAGATGGTAGCTGCACAGCTTGCATCAATGGTGTGGAATAACCCAAGTCAGCAGCAACTTCTG CAATTTGGAGGAAGTTCTGGATCACAGCTGCCTCAAATTCAGACAGATATTGTACTTCcatcatgcaaaaaaaaagcCCCTCCTGAAACTCCTGTGAAAGAAAGGCTTTTTATCGTGTTTAATCCTCATCCTTTACCTTTAGATGTACTAGAGGATATATTCTG TCGTTTTGGTAACCTGATTGAAGTTTACCTTGTGTCAGGAAAAAATGTGGGCTATGCCAAGTATGCAGATAGAATAAGTGCTAATGATGCCATTACTACTCTACATGGAAAGATCCTGAATGGAGTCAGACTTAAAGTTATGCTGGCAGATTCCCCAAGAGAAGAATCTAACAAACGACAAAGAACTTACTGA
- the RBM45 gene encoding RNA-binding protein 45 isoform X5, translating to MDEAGSCASGGGFRPGVDSLDEPPNSRIFLVISKYTPESVLRERFSPFGEIQDIWVVRDKHTKESKGIAFVKFARSSQACRAMEEMHGQCLSPNDTKPIKVFIAQSRSSGSHRDVEDEELTRIFVMIPKSYTEEDLREKFKVYGDIEYCSIIKNKVTGESKGLGYVRYLKPSQAAQAIENCDRSFRAILAEPKNKVSESSEQDYYSNMRQETVGHEPRINMFSFAGEQQSEFSSFDKNDNRGQEAISKRLSVVSRVPFTEEQLFSIFDIVPGLEYCEVQRDPYSNYGHGVVQYFNVASAIYAKYKLHGFQYPPGNRIGVSFIDDGSNATDRFGNLIEVYLVSGKNVGYAKYADRISANDAITTLHGKILNGVRLKVMLADSPREESNKRQRTY from the exons ATGGACGAAGCGGGCAGCTGTGCGAGCGGCGGGGGCTTCCGCCCGGGCGTGGACAGCCTGGACGAGCCGCCCAACAGCCGCATCTTCCTGGTGATCAGCAAGTACACGCCGGAGTCTGTGCTGAGGGAGCGCTTCTCGCCCTTCGGGGAGATCCAGGACATCTGGGTGGTGCGGGACAAACACACCAAGGAGTCCAAGGGCATCGCCTTCGTCAAGTTTGCCCGCAGCTCGCAGGCGTGCAGGGCCATGGAGGAGATGCACGGCCAGTGCCTCAGCCCCAACGACACCAAGCCCATCAAG GTTTTCATTGCTCAGTCCAGATCATCTGGAAGTCACCGAGATGTTGAAGATGAAGAACTTACAAGAATATTTGTTATGATACCAAAGTCCTACACAGAAGAAGATCTACGGGAAAAATTTAAG GTGTATGGAGATATCGAGTACTGCAGCATTATTAAGAATAAAGTAACTGGAGAAAGTAAAGGCTTGGGCTACGTTCGATACTTAAAACCATCACAAGCTGCCCAAGCAATAGAAAACTGTGATCGAA gttttagGGCAATCTTGGCTGAACCTAAAAATAAAGTATCTGAATCCTCAGAACAAGATTATTATAGTAATATGAGGCAGGAGACTGTGGGACATGAACCTAgaataaatatgttttcatttg CTGGAGAACAACAATCTGAATTTTCAAGTTTTGACAAGAATGACAACAGAGGCCAGGAAGCCATCTCCAAACGCCTATCAGTTGTATCAAGAGTTCCTTTTACTGAAGAGCAGCTTTTCAGCATTTTTGACATAGTACCAGGATTGGAATACTGTGAAGTTCAACGAGATCCTTACTCTAATTATG GTCATGGAGTGGTTCAGTATTTTAATGTGGCATCCGCTATTTATGCAAAATACAAGTTACATGGATTTCAGTACCCTCCTGGGAATAGGATAGGTGTCTCCTTCATTGATGATGGAAGTAATGCAACAGA TCGTTTTGGTAACCTGATTGAAGTTTACCTTGTGTCAGGAAAAAATGTGGGCTATGCCAAGTATGCAGATAGAATAAGTGCTAATGATGCCATTACTACTCTACATGGAAAGATCCTGAATGGAGTCAGACTTAAAGTTATGCTGGCAGATTCCCCAAGAGAAGAATCTAACAAACGACAAAGAACTTACTGA